From a single Phalacrocorax aristotelis chromosome 1, bGulAri2.1, whole genome shotgun sequence genomic region:
- the COA4 gene encoding cytochrome c oxidase assembly factor 4 homolog, mitochondrial → MARPGHARNRPSLEEDEDEEAEDPVDAMISQTGCMAQHRELQECMAARQDWRHCQAQVRAFGECMAQRQRTKEPHRASGSHQAHPSPAGD, encoded by the coding sequence ATGGCGAGGCCCGGACATGCCAGGAACCGTCCGTCATTGGAGGAAGATGAGGATGAGGAGGCCGAGGACCCAGTGGATGCCATGATCTCACAGACAGGCTGCATGGCGCAGCACCGGGAGCTGCAGGAGTGCATGGCGGCACGGCAGGACTGGCGGCACTGCCAAGCCCAGGTCCGGGCTTTTGGCGAGTGCATGGCACAGCGGCAACGCACTAAGGAGCCGCACCGGGCATCTGGATCACACCAAGCCCACCCCTCCCCTGCTGGGGACTGA
- the MRPL48 gene encoding large ribosomal subunit protein mL48, giving the protein MSAVLRKVLCLKGTLLKQVFPLSSAAIPRESHLCAAGGVLVSCHRHYRSRPTHGIGRFKYLLPKEAPKKKKVQMKAINVGTEHEYGDVNIQMTSYDMCLVEHFAQYVHKLCNRLSIRVNESYAMPTKTNEVLFLEERGSKMQLDAVLTTHQRVVQISGLSSTFAPILLEVIQSSQPEGVHLLVKEHTEADFKSRLKSRPELEELLAQMN; this is encoded by the exons ATGAGTGCGGTGTTGCGAAAG GTGCTGTGCTTGAAGGGAACGTTGCTAAAGCAGGTGTTTCCACTCAGCAG TGCAGCAATACCCAGAGAAAGCCATCTGTGTGCTGCAG GTGGTGTGCTCGTGAGTTGCCACAGACACTACAGATCCCGTCCTACGCATGGTATTGGGAGGTTTAAATACCTGCTCCCAAAGGAG gctccaaagaagaagaaagtacaGATGAAAGCAATAAATGTTGGAACCGAACATGAGTACGGAGATGTCAACATCCAGATGACTTCCTATGATATGTGTCTCGTGGAGCATTTTGCTCAGTATGTGCATAAACTCTGCAACCGACTCTCCATTAGAGTGAATGAAAG CTATGCGATGCCCACCAAAACCAACGAGGTGCTGTTCTTGGAAGAGCGAGGttccaaaatgcagctggaTGCGGTCCTTACTACCCATCAGAGGGTTGTCCAG aTCAGCGGTTTGAGTTCAACGTTTGCTCCGATACTCTTGGAAGTTATTCAGAGTAGTCAGCCTGAAGGGGTCCATCTGTTAGTGAAAGAG cacacagaAGCTGACTTCAAGAGCCGATTAAAGTCTCGACCAGAACTTGAAGAGCTGCTGGCGCAGATGAACTGA